In Sphingobacteriaceae bacterium, the following proteins share a genomic window:
- a CDS encoding peptidylprolyl isomerase — protein sequence MTISDDKAVSVNYYLTASKNNEPEQLIEETSTEHPFVFLFGYGSVLPDFETSLNGKQKGDKFDFKISAKNGYGNYEKDYVVKIDKAAFDVDGKFDDVRVKVGQDLEMSDAEGNPLMGRVLTISDTDVEMDFNHPLAGHDLHFIGEVLDVREATSEELEHGHVHGPGGHHHH from the coding sequence ATGACGATTTCAGATGACAAAGCAGTTTCGGTTAACTACTATTTAACTGCAAGTAAAAATAATGAGCCTGAACAATTAATTGAAGAGACTAGCACTGAACATCCGTTTGTGTTTTTATTCGGTTATGGCAGCGTTCTTCCGGACTTTGAAACAAGCTTAAACGGAAAACAAAAAGGCGATAAATTCGACTTTAAGATCAGCGCAAAAAACGGATACGGTAACTACGAAAAAGATTACGTTGTAAAAATCGATAAAGCAGCTTTTGACGTGGATGGCAAATTTGACGATGTACGTGTGAAAGTTGGACAAGACCTGGAAATGAGCGACGCAGAAGGAAATCCTTTAATGGGACGCGTGCTTACAATTTCTGATACAGATGTAGAAATGGATTTTAATCATCCTCTGGCTGGTCACGATTTGCATTTTATCGGTGAAGTACTGGATGTGCGCGAAGCTACATCTGAAGAATTAGAACACGGTCATGTACACGGACCAGGTGGGCATCACCATCACTAA
- the ppk1 gene encoding polyphosphate kinase 1 — translation MKSKEFPYINREISWLSFNERVLQEASDKTTPLIERLKFLGIFSNNRDEFYRVRVATVKRLAKLGKKAVNVYGEDPKELLTRLQRKVIEQQNHFETIYQEILVELSAKNVFIINEKQLTNTQKIFVSEYFNTELASNLFPVMIDENKPFPYMKDKASYMYLKLESIVPNKKNKYALIEIPSQNISRFVILPQHGKKHYIMLVDDVIRYNTDQIFEVFGFRTAEAYNIKLTRDAELELDNDVSKSMIEKISKSVKARKQGQPVRFVYDAAMPDDMLKYIMKKLGMAKKDNAIPGGRYHNFKNFITFPDLGEKELIYNHPPALLHKDLETNPFTTLKAIKQKDILLHYPYHTYKHIIDLLREASIDPSVESIKITLYRVADSSKIANALINAIKNGKKVTVLVELQARFDEENNIYWANKMQEEGARVIYGVPGLKVHSKLFVVTARENGKEVHYAHIGTGNFNEKTSRIYTDFSLLTANKEIAGELIKMFDFYENNFKVQSFKHLLVAPFFMRKEFVQLINNEIRNAKSKKPAEITLKMNSLVDKEMIAKLYEASMAGVKVTLIIRGACSLVTEMEGWSDNIHAYSIVDKYLEHTRVFIFHNKGDEKIFISSADWMSRNLDNRSEVAVPIYSPEIRKQIKDIINIQLSGNTKVRILDRRQENHYKKAKPGEKKVRVQDEIYRYLKNDKQQPTQIIKSRTLTHS, via the coding sequence ATGAAAAGCAAAGAATTCCCCTACATAAACCGTGAGATAAGCTGGTTATCCTTTAACGAACGCGTTTTGCAGGAAGCTTCCGACAAAACAACTCCGCTTATTGAGCGGCTTAAATTTTTAGGAATTTTCAGTAACAACCGCGATGAATTTTACCGTGTGCGCGTTGCAACGGTAAAACGCCTTGCCAAGCTCGGCAAAAAAGCAGTGAATGTTTATGGAGAAGATCCAAAAGAATTATTAACGCGCCTGCAAAGGAAAGTAATTGAGCAACAAAATCATTTTGAAACTATATACCAGGAAATTTTAGTGGAACTTTCTGCTAAAAATGTTTTTATCATCAACGAAAAACAACTTACCAATACACAAAAGATCTTTGTTTCTGAATACTTCAACACCGAGCTGGCATCCAACCTGTTCCCGGTGATGATAGATGAGAACAAACCTTTTCCTTATATGAAGGATAAGGCCAGCTACATGTATCTGAAATTAGAATCCATTGTTCCAAACAAAAAAAACAAATACGCTTTAATTGAAATTCCCTCGCAAAACATTTCGCGTTTTGTGATTTTACCTCAACATGGTAAAAAACATTACATCATGCTGGTAGACGATGTTATCCGTTACAATACCGACCAGATTTTTGAAGTATTCGGATTTCGCACAGCTGAGGCCTACAATATTAAATTGACCCGTGATGCTGAACTCGAGCTGGATAACGATGTGAGCAAAAGTATGATCGAAAAAATCTCGAAAAGTGTAAAGGCCCGTAAGCAGGGTCAGCCCGTGAGATTTGTGTACGATGCAGCTATGCCTGACGACATGTTAAAGTACATTATGAAAAAACTTGGCATGGCTAAGAAAGACAATGCGATTCCAGGTGGACGTTATCATAACTTTAAAAACTTTATCACTTTTCCTGATCTTGGCGAAAAAGAACTTATTTATAATCATCCTCCTGCTTTATTGCATAAAGATCTGGAGACAAATCCGTTTACCACTTTAAAAGCGATAAAACAAAAAGATATTTTATTGCACTATCCTTACCATACTTATAAGCACATCATCGATCTTTTAAGAGAAGCTTCTATTGATCCGAGTGTTGAAAGTATTAAAATTACTTTGTACCGTGTGGCCGATTCCTCCAAAATTGCGAATGCCTTGATTAATGCGATTAAGAACGGAAAAAAGGTAACCGTACTTGTAGAATTGCAGGCGCGTTTTGATGAAGAAAATAATATTTACTGGGCAAATAAGATGCAGGAAGAAGGAGCGCGTGTTATTTATGGTGTACCGGGATTAAAAGTGCACAGCAAACTGTTTGTTGTTACCGCTCGCGAAAACGGCAAGGAAGTGCATTACGCGCATATCGGTACGGGTAACTTTAATGAAAAAACCTCTCGTATATACACCGACTTCTCTTTACTCACGGCCAACAAAGAAATTGCAGGAGAGCTCATTAAGATGTTTGATTTTTACGAGAACAACTTCAAGGTACAATCTTTCAAACACCTTTTGGTTGCGCCATTCTTTATGCGTAAAGAATTTGTTCAATTGATCAACAACGAAATCAGAAATGCAAAAAGCAAAAAACCGGCGGAGATCACATTGAAAATGAATAGCCTGGTTGATAAAGAAATGATCGCCAAACTTTATGAAGCAAGTATGGCAGGAGTGAAAGTGACACTGATTATACGCGGCGCATGTTCTTTGGTGACAGAAATGGAAGGCTGGAGCGATAATATACACGCTTATAGCATTGTAGATAAATATCTGGAACACACCCGCGTTTTTATTTTTCACAATAAAGGTGACGAAAAAATATTTATTTCGTCGGCCGACTGGATGAGCCGTAATTTGGATAACCGTAGCGAAGTAGCAGTGCCTATTTATAGCCCGGAAATCCGTAAACAAATAAAAGACATTATCAACATTCAGCTATCCGGAAATACCAAAGTCCGTATCTTAGACCGTCGCCAGGAAAACCATTATAAAAAAGCAAAACCAGGCGAAAAGAAAGTGCGCGTGCAGGATGAAATTTACAGGTATTTAAAAAACGATAAGCAACAACCAACACAAATCATTAAATCCAGAACTTTAACACACAGCTAA
- a CDS encoding exopolyphosphatase, with protein sequence MVFAAIDIGSNAMRLLFCRVYTVDGKPHFSKEELIRMPIRLGEDVFLQGKISPAKADRLITALRGFSELIKAYGVQNFRAVATSAMRDASNGMEIIERIKTEAGITVEIIDGKNEAALVFSNHIEELLNPKHAYLYIDVGGGSTELTLYYDNKVIAAKSFNIGTVRMLLDKVNKEEWEEMKAWLKRNTIGIHPLSAIGSGGNINKIFKMSGKKETKHLSYERLKNIYDMLCSYTYQERVERLDLKPDRADVIIPAARIFLTVMKNADIEKVFVPQVGLSDGLVHQLYEDHLKKNPKQSETK encoded by the coding sequence ATGGTTTTTGCAGCAATAGATATTGGAAGTAACGCTATGCGCTTACTTTTTTGCAGAGTTTACACGGTTGATGGGAAACCTCATTTCAGTAAAGAAGAGCTGATCCGTATGCCGATCCGTTTAGGAGAAGATGTTTTTTTACAAGGGAAGATAAGCCCGGCAAAAGCAGACAGGCTCATCACCGCATTAAGAGGATTTTCGGAACTTATAAAAGCTTATGGCGTTCAAAACTTCCGGGCCGTTGCCACCAGCGCCATGCGCGATGCCAGTAATGGGATGGAAATTATTGAAAGAATTAAAACCGAAGCTGGAATTACCGTGGAAATTATTGACGGTAAAAACGAAGCGGCACTTGTTTTCTCTAATCACATTGAAGAACTACTAAATCCAAAACACGCTTATTTATATATTGATGTGGGCGGTGGAAGCACCGAACTGACTTTGTACTACGACAATAAAGTTATTGCCGCAAAATCTTTCAATATCGGAACCGTACGGATGCTTCTTGACAAAGTAAATAAAGAAGAATGGGAAGAAATGAAAGCCTGGCTCAAACGTAATACTATTGGTATTCATCCTCTATCGGCCATTGGGTCGGGAGGAAACATCAATAAAATTTTTAAGATGAGTGGAAAAAAAGAAACCAAACATCTGAGTTACGAGCGACTCAAAAATATTTACGACATGCTTTGTTCTTATACCTACCAGGAACGTGTAGAAAGACTGGATTTAAAACCTGACCGTGCCGATGTAATTATTCCTGCCGCCAGGATTTTTTTAACCGTCATGAAAAATGCCGATATTGAAAAAGTATTTGTACCACAAGTTGGGCTTTCTGACGGCCTTGTGCATCAGCTTTACGAAGACCATCTTAAAAAAAATCCGAAACAGTCAGAAACTAAATAA
- a CDS encoding GxxExxY protein, with the protein MKKLTKKRLDVIGAAIEVHKIMGRGLLESVYHQCMIEELTLRKIKFVSELKIPALYKTKDLNLNFRRDLFVGDCPVVELKATNDHNPIFEAKLVNYMKLLQAPKGLILNFNYNTIFKDGQKTYVNEYFKLLPEI; encoded by the coding sequence ATGAAAAAGTTGACAAAGAAAAGGCTGGATGTGATTGGTGCTGCAATAGAAGTCCACAAAATAATGGGAAGGGGTTTATTGGAAAGTGTTTACCATCAGTGTATGATTGAGGAATTAACTCTAAGAAAGATAAAATTTGTCTCGGAACTCAAAATTCCTGCTTTATACAAGACAAAGGATTTAAATCTGAATTTCCGCCGCGATTTATTTGTAGGAGATTGCCCGGTTGTGGAATTAAAAGCCACTAATGATCATAATCCTATATTTGAAGCGAAGCTTGTAAACTACATGAAGTTGCTTCAGGCACCGAAAGGCCTGATCCTTAATTTTAATTACAATACTATTTTTAAAGACGGGCAAAAAACTTATGTTAACGAATATTTTAAACTTTTACCCGAGATTTAA
- a CDS encoding thioredoxin domain-containing protein — translation MSSSQNKTPNSLIHETSPYLLQHAYNPVNWLPFTDEAFEKAKKENKPVLVSIGYSACHWCHVMEHESFEDAEVAELMNKHFVNIKVDREERSDVDMLYMQAVQLMTGQGGWPLNCFVLPDGRPFYGGTYFNKNQWLNILRNLADIHSSDPKKVQEYATELTNGIRQSELLTTTNKKKEVFTKEILKESVAKWKERMDNEEGGPNRAPKFPLPSNYLFLLRYAILEKDKALQEHVELTLRKMAFGGIYDQLHGGFSRYSTDMLWKVPHFEKMLYDNSQLASLYCEAYTHTKNDLYKETAIGTLEFVEKEWLTEEGAFYSAYDADSDGEEGKYYVWNELDLKDLLGENYPLFSNYFEINDKGYWEHGNYILMRSENLAQILVKFNLTKEQVVEKINACKEILKQEAKSRIKPGLDDKSITSWNAMMCTAFAKAYLAFGNKKYKEIALHSLNFILKTLSKPDGTLFRTYKKGTAKIDGFLEDYAFTIEALIHCYLISQDESYLQKAKTMTELTLKHFKNPDSDLLFYTDNSSSDLITKTTETSDNVIPASNSQMALNLFQLGTYFNGNDPITIGWVERSEAMLSNFADEIKKYGAGYSHWGNLALHLTYPFKEVAIVGNNVDEKLQELYKQGITNAIFAVHADASELPLIKDRFVSGKTLFYVCENKTCQLPVSSVEETVKLLG, via the coding sequence ATGTCGTCCAGCCAAAATAAAACGCCTAACAGCCTTATTCACGAAACGAGTCCCTATTTGTTGCAACATGCTTACAATCCTGTAAACTGGTTGCCTTTTACAGATGAGGCTTTTGAAAAAGCTAAAAAAGAAAATAAACCTGTATTGGTTAGCATAGGCTACAGCGCCTGCCACTGGTGTCACGTTATGGAACACGAGAGTTTTGAAGATGCGGAGGTGGCTGAGTTAATGAATAAACATTTTGTTAATATTAAAGTAGACCGCGAAGAACGCAGTGATGTGGATATGCTCTACATGCAGGCGGTGCAACTGATGACGGGGCAGGGTGGCTGGCCGTTAAATTGTTTTGTACTTCCCGACGGACGCCCCTTTTACGGGGGAACGTATTTTAATAAAAACCAATGGCTGAATATTTTAAGAAACCTGGCGGATATTCATTCCAGCGATCCGAAAAAAGTACAGGAGTATGCAACGGAACTTACTAACGGTATTCGTCAGTCAGAACTTTTAACGACGACTAACAAAAAGAAGGAAGTTTTTACCAAAGAAATCCTTAAAGAAAGTGTGGCAAAGTGGAAAGAGCGGATGGATAATGAAGAAGGCGGGCCTAACCGCGCTCCGAAATTTCCTTTGCCTTCAAACTATCTGTTTTTGCTGAGGTATGCGATTCTCGAAAAAGATAAAGCTCTACAGGAACATGTGGAACTGACTTTGCGTAAAATGGCTTTCGGTGGAATTTATGACCAGTTACACGGAGGGTTTTCGCGATATAGCACCGATATGCTCTGGAAAGTACCGCACTTTGAAAAAATGCTATACGATAATTCGCAGCTTGCGTCTTTGTACTGCGAAGCTTATACACATACTAAAAACGACTTATATAAAGAGACCGCTATCGGGACACTTGAATTTGTAGAGAAGGAATGGTTGACAGAAGAAGGTGCTTTTTATTCGGCTTACGATGCCGACAGCGACGGGGAAGAAGGGAAATATTACGTCTGGAATGAATTGGATCTGAAAGATCTGCTTGGTGAAAATTATCCGCTCTTCTCAAATTATTTTGAGATCAACGACAAAGGCTATTGGGAACATGGAAATTATATTCTTATGCGTTCTGAAAACCTGGCGCAGATTCTGGTGAAATTTAATCTGACGAAAGAACAAGTCGTCGAAAAAATAAATGCCTGCAAAGAAATTTTAAAACAGGAGGCTAAGTCACGCATTAAACCCGGACTCGACGACAAATCCATTACATCGTGGAATGCTATGATGTGCACGGCTTTTGCGAAAGCTTATCTTGCTTTTGGGAATAAAAAATACAAGGAGATTGCGCTGCATTCGCTGAATTTTATTTTGAAAACGCTTTCCAAACCAGATGGAACGTTATTTAGAACCTATAAAAAGGGTACTGCGAAGATTGACGGATTTTTGGAAGATTACGCCTTTACCATTGAAGCCTTGATTCATTGTTATTTAATTAGCCAGGACGAAAGTTATTTGCAGAAAGCGAAAACCATGACGGAATTAACTCTGAAACATTTTAAAAATCCTGACAGCGACCTGTTATTTTATACAGATAATTCTTCCAGCGATTTGATAACCAAAACAACGGAAACCAGCGACAATGTGATTCCAGCTTCTAATTCACAAATGGCTTTAAATCTGTTCCAGTTAGGAACCTATTTTAATGGCAACGATCCTATCACTATCGGTTGGGTAGAACGTTCTGAAGCCATGCTTTCTAATTTCGCAGATGAAATAAAGAAATATGGTGCTGGATACAGCCATTGGGGAAATCTCGCTTTACATTTAACATATCCCTTTAAGGAAGTTGCAATTGTTGGTAACAATGTTGATGAAAAGTTGCAGGAGCTATACAAACAAGGCATTACAAATGCGATTTTCGCTGTACATGCTGATGCATCTGAGCTGCCCTTGATAAAGGACAGGTTTGTAAGTGGTAAGACTTTATTTTATGTCTGCGAAAACAAAACCTGCCAATTGCCGGTTAGCTCGGTGGAAGAAACAGTAAAACTACTTGGGTAA
- a CDS encoding isocitrate dehydrogenase (NADP(+)): MSKIKVANPVVELDGDEMTRIIWKFIKDKLIVPYLDLDIKYYDLGVEHRDATSDQVTIDAAEAIKKYQVGIKCATITPDEARVKEFNLKSMWKSPNGTIRNILDGTVFREPIVCSNVPRLVTNWTAPIIVGRHAFGDQYRATDFVVPGKGKLTIKFEGEDGKVIEHEVYKFQGPGVAMAMYNVEESIRGFAHSCFNVALTKKWPLYLSTKNTILKKYDGRFKDIFEEVYQAEYKSKFEAAGIVYEHRLIDDMVASALKWNGNFVWACKNYDGDVQSDTVAQGFGSLGLMTSVLITPDGKVMEAEAAHGTVTRHYRDHQAGKPTSTNPIASIFAWTRGLEFRGKLDGNKELVEFCQTLEKVCVETVESGKMTKDLAVCAFGNNVKHGEHYLYTEEFLDALDTNLKKALGK; this comes from the coding sequence ATGAGCAAAATTAAAGTAGCCAATCCCGTTGTTGAACTTGACGGTGATGAAATGACCCGCATTATCTGGAAATTTATTAAAGACAAATTAATTGTTCCGTATTTGGATCTAGATATTAAATATTATGACCTTGGTGTTGAACACCGTGATGCTACTTCTGATCAGGTAACGATTGATGCTGCAGAAGCCATTAAAAAATACCAGGTGGGAATTAAATGTGCTACCATTACTCCTGATGAGGCGCGTGTAAAAGAATTCAATTTAAAATCGATGTGGAAATCACCTAACGGAACCATTCGTAATATTTTAGATGGTACTGTTTTTCGTGAGCCCATCGTTTGTTCAAACGTTCCGCGTTTGGTAACTAACTGGACAGCACCGATCATTGTTGGTCGTCACGCATTTGGTGATCAATACCGTGCAACAGATTTCGTTGTTCCTGGAAAAGGAAAATTGACAATTAAATTTGAAGGCGAAGATGGAAAAGTAATTGAACACGAAGTTTATAAATTCCAGGGACCAGGCGTAGCAATGGCTATGTACAACGTAGAAGAGTCTATTCGTGGTTTTGCTCACTCTTGTTTTAACGTGGCTTTAACTAAAAAATGGCCTTTATATTTATCTACTAAAAACACCATTCTTAAAAAATACGATGGTCGTTTCAAAGATATTTTTGAAGAAGTTTACCAGGCAGAATACAAATCAAAATTCGAAGCAGCAGGCATCGTTTACGAACACCGCTTAATTGATGACATGGTTGCATCTGCATTAAAATGGAACGGTAATTTTGTATGGGCTTGTAAAAATTATGATGGCGACGTGCAATCAGATACAGTGGCTCAAGGTTTTGGTTCATTGGGTTTAATGACGTCTGTATTAATTACACCGGATGGAAAAGTAATGGAAGCAGAAGCTGCTCACGGAACAGTTACTCGTCACTACCGCGATCACCAGGCTGGTAAACCAACTTCAACTAATCCAATCGCTTCTATTTTTGCATGGACCCGTGGTTTGGAGTTCCGTGGTAAATTAGATGGTAACAAAGAATTAGTAGAGTTCTGTCAAACGCTTGAAAAAGTTTGCGTTGAAACTGTAGAAAGTGGAAAGATGACAAAAGACTTAGCAGTGTGTGCATTCGGTAACAATGTAAAACATGGCGAACACTATTTATATACAGAAGAATTCTTGGATGCTTTGGATACAAATTTGAAAAAAGCGCTAGGAAAATAA
- a CDS encoding phosphohistidine phosphatase: protein MKELIFVRHAKSDWGTEFLKDIDRHLNERGYRDAYFLSEWFEKNKKKPDLILSSSATRALSTAFIFARSLEQNKDKIKVEEKIYEASLETLLSVLKKMDASYNSVMLFGHNPSLTTICNYLCDDLFFDDIPTCGIVSYNFDIKKWSELDEKQGKLNYYQFPKEFKNKG, encoded by the coding sequence ATGAAAGAACTCATTTTTGTACGACACGCCAAGAGCGACTGGGGAACGGAATTTCTGAAAGACATTGATCGTCATTTGAACGAACGAGGCTACAGAGACGCTTATTTTTTAAGTGAATGGTTTGAGAAAAACAAAAAGAAACCAGACCTCATCCTTTCGAGTTCTGCGACCAGAGCATTAAGCACCGCCTTTATCTTTGCACGTTCTTTAGAACAAAACAAGGATAAAATCAAGGTGGAAGAAAAAATTTATGAAGCTTCGCTGGAAACTTTACTCTCTGTTCTTAAGAAGATGGATGCTAGTTATAACAGTGTTATGCTATTCGGACACAATCCTTCGTTAACTACCATTTGTAACTATTTATGCGACGATCTTTTTTTTGATGACATTCCCACTTGTGGCATTGTTTCCTATAATTTTGACATTAAAAAATGGTCGGAGCTGGATGAAAAACAAGGAAAATTAAACTATTACCAATTTCCAAAAGAATTTAAAAATAAAGGCTGA
- a CDS encoding TIGR00159 family protein, translated as MTSLTIINFITFGLNDAIDILLVAVILYLAYNLVKGTSAINIFVGLALIYFVYIVIKAFDLQLLSSILGKFVNVGVIAIMIVFQQEIRKFLLYIGSNEFLRNRNWRGIFKFGSSVTETNIILDMDALAEACFNMSFTKTGALIIIARKSDLKFFIATGEVVDSGMSSRMLENIFFKNSPLHDGAVIIVDNRIVAARCVLPVTEKENFPAHFGMRHRAAVGVTENTDAMAIAVSEQTGAVSLTLHGEIKPDLSREKLLYLLEKNTKHLI; from the coding sequence TTGACCTCATTAACCATCATAAACTTTATCACTTTTGGACTGAACGATGCCATTGATATACTCCTGGTAGCGGTTATCCTTTACCTGGCTTATAACCTGGTAAAGGGCACTTCAGCCATAAATATTTTCGTTGGTCTTGCACTGATTTATTTTGTGTACATCGTCATTAAAGCTTTCGACCTGCAATTACTTTCATCCATTCTTGGAAAATTTGTAAACGTAGGGGTCATCGCCATCATGATCGTATTCCAGCAGGAGATCCGCAAGTTTCTTCTCTACATAGGATCAAACGAATTTTTACGTAACAGAAACTGGAGAGGGATTTTTAAATTCGGCTCTTCTGTAACCGAGACAAATATTATCCTGGACATGGACGCTCTTGCTGAGGCCTGTTTTAATATGAGCTTTACCAAAACGGGCGCTTTGATTATTATTGCCCGCAAATCGGACCTCAAATTTTTTATAGCCACAGGAGAAGTTGTTGATTCGGGAATGAGCAGCCGGATGCTTGAAAACATTTTCTTTAAAAATTCGCCGCTTCACGACGGAGCTGTAATTATTGTGGATAACCGCATTGTTGCCGCAAGATGCGTATTACCCGTAACTGAGAAAGAAAATTTTCCAGCACATTTCGGCATGCGCCACCGCGCTGCCGTAGGAGTTACCGAAAATACAGATGCCATGGCTATAGCTGTAAGTGAGCAAACCGGAGCTGTTTCTTTAACATTACATGGGGAAATAAAACCCGATCTTTCCCGCGAAAAACTCCTGTACCTGTTGGAAAAAAACACCAAGCATCTTATTTAA
- a CDS encoding N-acyl-L-amino acid amidohydrolase, whose amino-acid sequence MRNQEEIKSLAKQYFAKVKAIREHLHSHPELSFHEIETSKFIQKHLTEAGISFTTGHVKTGIIALIKGKNPSKKTILLRADMDALPIEEKNDVPYRSQNAGIMHACGHDVHSACGLGAAFILNDLKESFEGTVKIMFQPGEELLPGGASLMIKEGVLENPKVDQAIALHVFPSMETGKVGFKSGMYMASTDELYITINGKGGHAAMPAEYVNPLLIASELLLEINRTFSDKESLKKLGGEAIPTVVAFGKIEGKGATNVIPDVVELAGTFRTMDENWRKKVHAELERIVKIISDKYKIASVLKVDHGYPFLVNDKDLTESCIDSAQNYLGKDNVEELPLRMTAEDFAFITQKVPSCFFRLGTANKEKRITSGVHTATFDIDERALEIGMGLMADLAINALK is encoded by the coding sequence ATGCGGAATCAGGAGGAAATTAAAAGCTTGGCAAAACAGTATTTCGCCAAAGTAAAAGCTATTCGCGAGCACCTTCACAGCCATCCTGAACTTTCTTTTCACGAAATTGAGACTTCAAAATTTATTCAGAAACACTTGACGGAAGCGGGCATTTCTTTTACAACAGGACATGTAAAGACAGGAATTATTGCTTTGATAAAAGGAAAAAATCCATCAAAGAAAACTATTCTTCTGCGTGCAGATATGGACGCGTTACCCATTGAAGAAAAAAATGATGTTCCTTATAGATCCCAAAATGCCGGCATTATGCATGCCTGCGGGCATGATGTACATTCAGCTTGCGGACTAGGCGCTGCATTTATTTTGAACGATCTGAAAGAAAGCTTTGAAGGAACGGTTAAGATTATGTTTCAACCCGGAGAGGAACTTTTGCCCGGTGGAGCAAGTTTAATGATCAAAGAAGGAGTACTCGAAAATCCAAAAGTAGATCAGGCCATTGCGCTGCACGTTTTTCCAAGCATGGAAACCGGAAAAGTGGGTTTTAAGAGTGGTATGTATATGGCCAGTACGGATGAGCTTTACATAACGATTAACGGTAAAGGCGGACACGCAGCTATGCCGGCAGAGTACGTGAATCCTTTACTAATTGCATCTGAACTATTACTGGAAATAAACAGAACGTTTAGCGATAAGGAATCTCTGAAAAAATTAGGCGGCGAAGCTATCCCAACCGTAGTAGCTTTTGGTAAGATCGAAGGAAAGGGTGCCACCAATGTTATTCCCGATGTAGTAGAACTGGCGGGCACTTTCAGAACCATGGATGAAAACTGGAGAAAAAAAGTACACGCAGAACTGGAACGTATTGTGAAAATAATTTCCGACAAGTATAAAATTGCTTCCGTACTAAAAGTCGATCACGGTTATCCGTTTTTGGTAAATGATAAAGACCTGACAGAATCCTGCATTGATTCGGCACAAAATTATTTGGGAAAAGATAATGTAGAGGAACTCCCGCTGCGCATGACGGCAGAGGATTTCGCCTTCATCACACAAAAAGTTCCCAGTTGTTTTTTTAGATTAGGAACTGCAAACAAAGAAAAGCGAATCACTTCTGGCGTTCATACCGCCACCTTCGATATAGACGAAAGAGCACTTGAAATTGGCATGGGACTGATGGCCGATCTAGCGATAAATGCTTTGAAGTAG
- a CDS encoding phosphatidylserine decarboxylase family protein codes for MKFHKEGWPSLFIVLIFSAIIIFIARHFFPEYPIAHWFAYALSAFLTIVIVQFFRHPTRQHTKGEDLIIAPADGKVVVIEETTELEYFKDKRLQVSIFMSPINVHVNRYPIAGLVSFFKYHPGKFLAAWEPKSSTDNERTTIVVKHKNGTEILFRQIAGALARRIVWYTKQGDVAEQCGEMGFIKFGSRVDLFLPLGTKLDVKIGDVVKGSQTVIGRI; via the coding sequence ATGAAATTTCACAAAGAAGGTTGGCCAAGTTTATTTATCGTACTTATTTTTAGCGCCATTATCATTTTTATTGCCCGCCACTTTTTTCCAGAATATCCAATTGCGCACTGGTTTGCGTATGCTTTAAGTGCTTTCTTAACCATTGTTATTGTACAATTTTTCAGACATCCTACACGTCAACATACAAAAGGTGAAGATTTGATAATTGCTCCTGCTGATGGAAAAGTAGTTGTTATTGAAGAAACGACTGAACTTGAATATTTTAAAGACAAACGTTTACAGGTAAGTATTTTTATGAGTCCGATTAACGTTCACGTAAACCGTTATCCTATAGCAGGACTTGTAAGCTTTTTCAAATACCATCCCGGTAAATTTTTAGCAGCCTGGGAACCAAAGAGTAGTACAGACAACGAGCGTACAACCATTGTTGTAAAACATAAGAACGGAACAGAGATTTTATTCAGACAAATTGCAGGGGCTTTGGCGCGTCGTATTGTATGGTATACTAAACAAGGCGATGTTGCTGAGCAATGCGGGGAAATGGGTTTTATTAAATTTGGATCGCGCGTGGATTTGTTTTTACCTTTGGGAACGAAGCTGGATGTGAAGATCGGTGATGTGGTGAAAGGTTCACAGACGGTGATTGGACGGATATAG